In Aphelocoma coerulescens isolate FSJ_1873_10779 chromosome 3, UR_Acoe_1.0, whole genome shotgun sequence, a single window of DNA contains:
- the LOC138107691 gene encoding phosphofurin acidic cluster sorting protein 1-like isoform X2 has translation MGISWELVESRLRFGEQLCSLRLKKLTVLKELDKELSSVLIAVKIQGSKRVLRSNEYVLPPGGLMETELELTFSLQYPHFLKRDGNKLQIMLQRRKRYKNRTILGYKTLAVGIINMAEVMQHPTDGGQLLGLHSNMKDVNIRVAEISIYSLSSQPIDHEDSSVPSGPKIKASDRSPDIDNYSEEEDDSFSSEQEASDDAVQGQDLFDEEDDLRKTKKARRKMIRTTSMTRQPNFKQKFVALLKRFKVTEEVLDSDPVDQTQEVEEDLGLLYDSLEECNNSDSGPEMEDNESVHSTPKPTLRRFFEGVSHSGSQTEIGSLHSQKGQDQESGSPGEADKRKPGAQRPQEEPGAEVPAVELVVEEPCSRLAPAEAAMREGSVDRLAQLGPGTKAELPSAVSPSKAESKQLWRPRSTSVKDRQSSKGQGGRASSLDSESSPDSWHSTQVPRKSVYDQLNQILVSDEQLPESIVLVNVAEWQGQYVSEQLQAHKQLVVSTCSVADIQAAFNTTVSRIQRYCNCNSHMPPPVKVVVAGDQSYLSVVLRFFVEQLASKTPDWLNYLRFLLVPLGSHPLAKYLASVDNKYSTLFLDTAWRELFSRAEPPTADTVDIAGRVAQFIAGASLSHQLPISEAMLTYKQKSPDEDSCQKFVPFVGVVKVGLVEQSFSASVDSDDATVCTPSLLSSAPASSAAVPYGKETVSTPPPSPSVSSGLSGAGSLSPGVEVMGLQVDYWTTQGLDRKKEGDKRETGIKNTLKSNFRSLQVSRIPSTGELVPPSTMAMTVVTKEKNKKVMFLSKKPKEKDLEPKSQVIEGITRLICTAKHQNTMLRVSIDGVEWNDVKFFQLAAQWPTHVKYLPVGIFGYSKSV, from the exons GCTCTGCAGTCTGCGCCTGAAGAAACTCACGGTGCTGAAAGAGCTGGACAAAGAGCTGAGCTCTGTGCTTATCGCTGTGAAGATTCAG GGTTCAAAGCGGGTCCTGAGGTCAAATGAATACGTCCTCCCGCCTGGGGGCCTGATGGAGACCGAGCTGGAGCTGACCTTCTCACTGCAG TACCCACACTTCCTCAAGAGAGATGGCAACAAACTACAGATCATGCTGCAGCGGAGGAAGAGATACAAGAACCGCACCATCCTGGGCTACAAGACCCTGGCAGTGGGAATCATTAACATGGCTGAG GTCATGCAGCACCCAACAGATGGCGGGCAACTCCTGGGCCTCCACAGCAACATGAAGGATGTGAACATTCGAGTGGCTGAAATCAGCATCTACTCTTTGTCCAGTCAACCCATTGACCATGAGGACAGCAGTGTCCCCTCAGGTCCTAAAATCAAAGCATCAG ATCGCTCCCCAGACATTGATAACTACTCTGAAGAAGAGGATGACAGCTTCTCCTCAGAGCAGGAAGCTAGTGATGATGCTGTGCAGGGTCAG GATCTGTTTGATGAAGAGGATGACTTAAGGAAAACCAAGAAGGCCAGGAGGAAAATGATCCGAACCACATCAATGACCAGA CAACCAAACTTCAAGCAAAAATTTGTGGCTTTGCTGAAGAGGTTCAAAGTGACAGAAGAG GTCCTGGACTCTGACCCTGTAGACCAGACCCAGGAGGTGGAAGAAGACCTGGGCTTGCTCTATGACAGCCTGGAAGAGTGCAACAACAGTGACAGCGGCCCAGAGATGGAGGACAATGAGAGTGTGCACAGCACACCCAAGCCCACCCTGAG GCGTTTCTTTGAGGGAGTCTCTCATTCTGGTTCCCAGACTGAGATCGGCAGTCTGCACAGCCAGAAAGGGCAGGATCAAGAGTCGGGCAGCCCT GGCGAGGCAGACAAGCGGAAGCCAGGAGCACAGCGACCACAGGAAGAGCCAGGAGCGGAGGTCCCTGCAGTG GAGCTGGTGGTAGAGGAGCCGTGTTCCCGGCTGGCCCCTGCAGAGGCTGCCATGAGGGAGGGCAGCGTGGACAGACTGGCCCAGCTGGGCCCTGGGACCAAAGCCGAGCTCCCCAGTGCCGTATCCCCCAG CAAGGCAGAGAGCAAGCAGTTGTGGCGTCCCCGCAGCACCTCTGTGAAGGACCGGCAGAGCTCAAAGGGACAGGGTGGCCGTGCCAGCAGCCTGGACAGTGAGAGCTCTCCAGATTCATGGCATAGCACCCAG GTGCCTCGTAAGTCTGTTTACGATCAGCTGAACCAGATCCTGGTCTCAGACGAGCAGCTCCCCGAGAGCATCGTGCTGGTGAATGTCGCTGAGTGGCAGGGGCAG TACGTGAGTGAGCAGCTCCAGGCGCACAAGCAGTTGGTTGTATCCACCTGCTCCGTGGCGGACATCCAGGCAGCCTTCAACACCACTGTCTCCCGCATCCAGCGATA CTGTAACTGTAACTCCCATATGCCTCCCCCGGTGAAGGTGGTGGTGGCAGGGGACCAGAGCTACCTGAGCGTTGTCCTCCGTTTCTTTGTGGAACAACTGGCCAGCAAGACACCAGACTGGCTCAACTACCTTCGCTTCCTGCTTGTGCCGCTGG GCTCTCACCCTCTTGCCAAGTACCTGGCCTCAGTGGATAACAAATACAGCACTCTTTTCCTGGACACAGCGTGGCGGGAGCTGTTCAGCAGGGCCGAGCCACCCACTGCAG ACACTGTGGATATAGCAGGCCGTGTTGCCCAGTTCATCGCTGGAGCCAGCCTCTCTCACCAGCTCCCCATCTCCGAGGCCATGCTGACCTACAAGCAGAAGAG CCCTGATGAGGACTCCTGCCAGAAGTTTGTCCCCTTTGTGGGG GTGGTAAAGGTGGGCCTAGTGGAGCAGTCTTTCAGTGCCTCTG tGGACTCGGATGATGCCACAGTCTGCACCCCCTCCCTCCTGAGCTCAGCACCAGCCTCCAGTGCAGCTGTTCCCTATGGCAAGGAGACTGTGAGCACCCCACCACCCTCTCCGTCCGTCAGCAGCGGCCTCTCGGGTGCTGG GTCTCTGAGCCCTGGTGTGGAGGTGATGGGCCTGCAGGTGGACTACTGGACAACACAAGGGCTGGACAGGAAGAAGGAGGGTGACAAGCGGGAGACGGGTATCAAGAACACACTCAAGAGCAACTTCCGCTCACTCCAGGTCAGCCGCATCCCCAGCACAGGGGAACTGGTGCCCCCCAGCACCATGGCCATGACCGTGGTCACCaaggagaaaaacaagaaag TGATGTTCCTGAGCAAGAAACCAAAAGAAAAGGACTTGGAACCCAAAAGCCAAGTCATTGAAGGGATCACACGCCTCATCTGCACAGCCAAGCACCAGAACACCATGTTGCGAG TCTCCATAGATGGGGTGGAGTGGAACGATGTGAAGTTTTTCCAGCTGGCAGCACAGTGGCCAACACACGTCAAGTACCTCCCTGTGGGCATCTTCGGCTACTCGAAGAGTGTGTGA